In one window of Mycobacteriales bacterium DNA:
- a CDS encoding AAA family ATPase gives MTQGDAELQRRLAPYVSKVVSDWLVTTPDVTHRSVFGTCVFADVVGSTALTERLAQQGKVGAELTGDLLNMVFEPVLAAAYDYGANLLKLAGDGAVLFFDGDQATARAARAAWAMLAELRTLGKLRIGNWTTRIEMSFGIHTGEFDFMLLGPVHRELVIAGPSASVTVSTESRAAAGTVLLSAAAAADLPPQCLGEGRDGLTALVAPPEATAIVPVTTRELGAHLATAVCPPLREHVHGSESDYEHRIVTVAFIEMLGTDDLIRAQGVEAAVDAIGYVVDLTQRTAADTEVSYLATDLRENGAAMLLVSGAPRSLGDDETRMLSTVRRIVRPGGRLQLRAGLTRGRVFAGDYGPAHRRTYSVIGDAVNLAARLAGAAEPGQVLALPDVVERSKTRFVTTAVAPMHLKGKAEPVHVLSVGDVRARGISADGRPDALLGRDDQLATLRGLLDAACDGAGQAVEITGPAGIGKSRLTAALAAEASTRGVRVLWAEGELYQRASAYHPMHGLLRRTLGFPETAGRQRIAGVLVELARGSAPHLLPWMSLVGRVANAAIPDSRQVTALTPTEQKEHLETVTSELMGATLTRPTMLVLNDAHDMDDLTLDLVSRLVRDVSVRPWLIVVTRRPEPTAAPMPATTRLELGPLDDVASASLLAQVAGTASIPAALLAAAADRAAGNPLFLEAIAGSVAAGEDLDALPETIEGVLAARIDRLAPQQRRLLRTAAVVGERMSLELLAAVVDGDAGLEGLDDFIAVEDRSQVRFVHGLVRLAAYEGLPYRIRTALHARVGRTIEQRSEGRIDEVATTLSIHYLLGDDFEPAWRHSCRAAALARESAALQQAIDCYRRALVAATHLDLVGADVAEVWLALAEVHADLAELADSEQALRQARRLLRGDPVRLARAHLATARHRESGGAYPDALRWITRARRLLDTTADDAAPRLRAELSDAYAQVRYRQGDIAAAARWAGRAREEALNGGDELVAARAQEILTLCAAAAGQPWEASTFHEALDRYEEAGQLAAMARAHNRLGAALYLAGSAEAAAEQFQAAEDAYRTLGREADAVTNAVNRADILIDAGRVDEAQQILDDVIPSWQAAGSESFLALGYLLLGRIELRRSNPRGALDLLRRSAALAPGPAVEHWLAVCDETLRQNAEAR, from the coding sequence ATGACCCAGGGCGACGCAGAGCTGCAACGACGGCTGGCGCCGTATGTGTCGAAAGTGGTGTCCGACTGGCTCGTCACCACGCCCGACGTCACCCACCGTTCGGTCTTCGGGACCTGCGTGTTCGCCGACGTCGTCGGATCGACCGCACTCACCGAACGCCTCGCCCAGCAGGGAAAGGTCGGCGCCGAGCTGACCGGCGATCTGCTCAACATGGTCTTCGAGCCGGTGCTCGCCGCCGCGTACGACTACGGCGCCAACCTGCTCAAGCTCGCCGGCGACGGCGCGGTCCTGTTCTTCGACGGCGATCAGGCCACAGCACGCGCCGCGCGGGCAGCCTGGGCGATGCTCGCCGAGCTGCGAACCCTCGGGAAGCTGCGGATCGGCAACTGGACGACGCGCATCGAGATGTCGTTCGGTATCCACACCGGCGAGTTCGACTTCATGCTGCTCGGTCCGGTCCACCGAGAGCTCGTCATCGCGGGTCCGTCGGCGTCGGTCACCGTCAGCACCGAAAGCCGCGCGGCGGCGGGAACCGTGCTGCTGTCGGCGGCTGCCGCAGCAGACCTTCCGCCGCAGTGCCTCGGCGAAGGGCGTGACGGGCTCACAGCACTCGTCGCGCCCCCCGAGGCGACAGCGATCGTGCCAGTGACCACTCGAGAGCTCGGCGCGCATCTCGCGACGGCCGTCTGCCCGCCGTTGCGCGAGCACGTGCACGGGTCAGAGAGCGACTACGAGCATCGCATCGTCACGGTCGCATTCATCGAGATGCTCGGCACGGACGATCTGATCCGCGCGCAGGGCGTCGAGGCCGCAGTCGACGCCATCGGGTACGTCGTCGACCTGACCCAACGCACCGCCGCCGACACCGAGGTCTCCTACTTGGCGACGGATCTGCGGGAGAACGGCGCGGCAATGCTGCTGGTCTCCGGGGCACCTCGATCACTCGGCGACGACGAGACCCGAATGCTCAGCACCGTACGTCGGATCGTCCGTCCTGGAGGGCGGCTCCAGCTGCGCGCCGGACTGACCAGAGGCCGCGTCTTCGCCGGGGACTACGGCCCTGCCCATCGGCGGACGTACTCGGTGATCGGCGATGCGGTGAACCTCGCGGCCCGCCTCGCCGGCGCCGCGGAGCCCGGTCAGGTCCTGGCGCTACCCGATGTGGTCGAACGCTCGAAGACCCGATTCGTGACGACCGCGGTCGCCCCGATGCACCTGAAGGGGAAGGCGGAGCCGGTTCACGTGCTCTCAGTGGGCGACGTGCGCGCTCGCGGAATCTCGGCGGACGGCCGACCGGATGCGCTGCTGGGCAGGGACGACCAGCTCGCCACGCTGCGGGGACTCCTCGACGCTGCCTGCGATGGCGCGGGTCAGGCCGTCGAGATCACGGGACCGGCCGGCATCGGGAAGTCCCGGCTGACCGCGGCGCTCGCCGCCGAGGCGAGCACGCGTGGCGTCCGGGTGTTGTGGGCCGAAGGCGAGCTCTACCAGCGGGCGAGCGCCTACCACCCGATGCACGGGCTGCTGCGCCGGACGTTGGGCTTCCCCGAGACCGCCGGCCGCCAACGGATCGCCGGAGTGCTCGTCGAGCTCGCCCGCGGCAGCGCGCCTCATCTGCTGCCCTGGATGTCGCTGGTGGGACGGGTCGCCAACGCTGCGATCCCCGACAGCCGGCAAGTGACAGCACTGACACCGACCGAGCAGAAAGAGCATCTGGAGACGGTGACCAGCGAGCTGATGGGCGCCACCCTCACGCGGCCGACCATGCTCGTGCTCAACGACGCCCACGACATGGACGACCTGACGCTCGATCTGGTGAGCCGTCTCGTCCGCGACGTGTCCGTGCGACCGTGGCTGATCGTCGTCACCCGCCGGCCCGAGCCGACTGCCGCACCAATGCCCGCGACGACCCGGCTGGAGCTCGGCCCGCTGGACGACGTCGCTTCCGCGAGCCTGCTCGCGCAGGTCGCAGGAACCGCCTCGATCCCAGCGGCGCTGCTGGCCGCTGCCGCAGACCGTGCGGCGGGCAACCCGCTGTTTCTCGAGGCGATCGCGGGCAGCGTCGCGGCCGGCGAGGACCTCGACGCACTGCCGGAGACGATCGAAGGCGTCCTGGCCGCGCGCATCGACCGCCTCGCCCCGCAGCAGCGCCGGCTCCTTCGTACCGCCGCAGTCGTCGGCGAGCGCATGTCACTGGAGCTGCTCGCGGCCGTCGTCGACGGCGACGCCGGACTGGAAGGACTCGACGACTTCATCGCGGTCGAGGACCGCTCCCAGGTGCGTTTCGTGCACGGCCTGGTCCGGCTGGCGGCCTACGAAGGTCTGCCCTACCGGATCCGTACGGCGCTGCACGCGCGGGTCGGCCGGACGATCGAACAGCGCAGCGAGGGAAGGATCGACGAGGTCGCCACCACGCTGTCGATCCACTACCTGCTCGGTGACGACTTCGAGCCGGCATGGCGCCACTCCTGCCGCGCCGCCGCGCTCGCCCGCGAGAGTGCGGCACTCCAGCAGGCGATCGACTGTTATCGCCGTGCTCTCGTCGCGGCGACGCATCTCGACCTGGTCGGCGCGGACGTCGCCGAGGTGTGGCTCGCGCTGGCGGAGGTTCATGCCGACCTCGCCGAGCTGGCCGACAGCGAGCAGGCGTTGCGGCAGGCACGCCGGCTGCTGCGCGGCGACCCGGTCCGGCTCGCGAGGGCACACCTGGCGACCGCCCGCCATCGCGAGTCGGGCGGGGCCTATCCCGACGCGTTGCGATGGATCACCCGGGCAAGACGGCTGCTCGACACCACCGCCGACGACGCCGCGCCACGCTTGCGCGCGGAGCTGTCCGACGCCTACGCCCAGGTCCGCTATCGCCAAGGCGACATCGCGGCCGCCGCGAGGTGGGCCGGCCGCGCCCGCGAGGAGGCGCTGAACGGCGGCGACGAGCTCGTCGCAGCGCGCGCCCAGGAGATCCTCACGCTGTGCGCCGCCGCCGCCGGCCAACCCTGGGAGGCGTCGACCTTCCACGAGGCCCTCGATCGCTACGAGGAGGCCGGGCAGCTCGCCGCGATGGCCCGCGCGCACAACCGGCTGGGCGCGGCGTTGTACCTCGCCGGCTCGGCAGAAGCCGCCGCCGAGCAGTTCCAAGCGGCCGAGGACGCCTATCGCACCCTCGGCCGCGAGGCTGACGCGGTCACCAACGCCGTCAACCGCGCGGACATCCTCATCGACGCCGGCCGCGTCGACGAGGCCCAGCAGATCCTCGATGACGTCATCCCGAGCTGGCAGGCGGCCGGCTCCGAGTCCTTCCTGGCGTTGGGCTATCTGCTGCTCGGCCGAATCGAGCTGCGCCGTTCCAACCCGCGCGGCGCGCTCGACCTGCTGCGCCGCTCGGCCGCGCTCGCGCCGGGTCCGGCCGTCGAGCACTGGCTCGCGGTCTGCGACGAAACGCTGCGCCAGAACGCCGAAGCACGCTGA
- a CDS encoding alpha/beta hydrolase has product MDREIRAWLDAGADATPLCALDATTARRVMAQAFATWWGPVTMLPTVANLAVPTPEGDVPVRLYRPRDGVLPAIVYFHGGGWVIGDVDTHDGLCRQLSYDAQAVVVSVDYRRAPEHPFPAAVDDCAAAASWVLSNAAQLEIEPSRVSVAGDSAGGNLAAVTSQRLLADGRRIASQALAYPVTDSDLDTGSYRRCGEGFGLTAADMRWYFDQYAPPGVDRSHPELSPLRSADLSGLPPTYIATCELDPLRDEGLAYAERLRAAAVRVVADDRMGMVHGYLCLRAVTPAADELRAKIVGFLTQTWQ; this is encoded by the coding sequence GTGGACCGCGAGATCCGAGCCTGGCTCGACGCCGGGGCCGACGCCACCCCGCTGTGCGCACTCGACGCAACGACCGCGCGGCGGGTGATGGCGCAAGCCTTCGCGACCTGGTGGGGGCCGGTCACGATGCTCCCAACGGTGGCGAACCTCGCCGTGCCGACGCCGGAAGGCGACGTGCCGGTCCGGCTCTACCGACCACGGGACGGCGTCCTGCCCGCGATCGTGTACTTCCACGGAGGCGGCTGGGTGATCGGCGACGTCGACACCCACGACGGGTTGTGCCGGCAGCTCTCGTACGACGCGCAGGCCGTCGTCGTCTCCGTCGACTACCGACGTGCCCCGGAGCACCCGTTTCCCGCAGCCGTCGACGACTGCGCGGCGGCCGCCTCCTGGGTGCTCAGCAATGCCGCCCAACTCGAGATCGAGCCGTCCCGCGTCTCGGTCGCCGGCGACAGCGCCGGTGGCAACCTCGCCGCCGTCACCTCGCAACGCCTGCTTGCTGACGGCCGCCGCATCGCCTCGCAGGCGCTCGCCTATCCGGTCACCGACTCCGACCTCGACACCGGGTCCTACCGCCGCTGCGGCGAAGGCTTCGGGCTGACCGCCGCCGACATGCGCTGGTACTTCGACCAGTACGCGCCGCCCGGTGTCGACCGCTCGCACCCCGAGCTGTCGCCGCTGCGCTCAGCGGACCTCTCCGGACTGCCGCCGACGTACATCGCCACGTGCGAGCTCGACCCGCTCCGCGACGAAGGTCTGGCGTACGCCGAGCGGCTGCGTGCCGCAGCCGTCCGGGTCGTCGCGGACGACCGCATGGGCATGGTCCACGGGTACCTGTGCCTGCGCGCGGTCACCCCGGCCGCGGACGAGCTACGCGCCAAGATCGTCGGCTTCCTGACACAGACCTGGCAGTGA
- a CDS encoding sugar phosphate isomerase/epimerase, with the protein MMGLGLCWGTVPRAPLLTHIDAAADAGFTSISVSPEQYLSAHRSPAELRLRLADCGVVVDAVDPALTWLPGMPPTPDGGLLSYDTADVLTTAEALGARWINAAVAFPGPWSQAEITDAFAALCRRGAEAGVGVLLEFVPWSTVGDLPAAARVVRACGAANAGVTFDTWHFHRGGSRLASLTAEDLSVVRAIQISDAVAQPATDSMTESISARLLPGEGVIPLLELLSLLREATAEAPLSVEVFNTDLRRQPVDTVARLAGDAARRVIAASAI; encoded by the coding sequence ATGATGGGGCTGGGGCTGTGCTGGGGGACGGTGCCTCGCGCGCCGCTGCTGACGCACATCGACGCCGCCGCCGACGCCGGCTTCACGAGCATCTCTGTCTCCCCGGAGCAGTACCTGTCCGCACATCGGTCGCCGGCCGAGCTGCGGTTGCGCCTTGCCGACTGCGGCGTCGTCGTCGACGCCGTCGATCCCGCGCTCACCTGGCTCCCCGGCATGCCGCCCACCCCCGACGGCGGGTTGCTCTCCTACGACACCGCGGACGTCCTCACGACTGCGGAGGCGCTCGGTGCGCGCTGGATCAATGCAGCGGTGGCGTTTCCCGGTCCGTGGTCGCAGGCCGAGATCACCGACGCGTTTGCGGCGCTGTGCCGGCGCGGTGCCGAGGCAGGGGTGGGGGTGCTGCTCGAGTTCGTCCCATGGTCGACGGTCGGGGACCTTCCCGCAGCGGCACGCGTCGTACGAGCCTGCGGCGCGGCCAACGCGGGAGTCACCTTCGACACCTGGCATTTCCACCGCGGCGGCAGCCGACTCGCCAGCCTGACCGCCGAGGACCTCTCCGTCGTACGGGCCATCCAGATCAGTGACGCGGTGGCCCAGCCGGCGACCGACTCGATGACCGAGTCCATCAGCGCACGACTGTTGCCGGGCGAGGGCGTCATCCCGCTGCTGGAGCTGTTGTCGCTGCTCCGCGAAGCCACCGCCGAGGCGCCCCTGTCGGTCGAGGTCTTCAACACCGACCTGCGCCGGCAGCCTGTCGACACCGTCGCGAGACTCGCGGGCGACGCGGCCCGTCGGGTGATCGCCGCCAGTGCGATCTGA
- a CDS encoding SDR family oxidoreductase — protein sequence MPGMLEDKVIAITGAGRGIGRAIALACAAEGAKVVVNDYGVAMDGAEPSSEVAAAVVAEIEASGGEAIALADDISTMAAGERLVTAAVDKWGHIDGVVTVAGILRERMLFNMSEDEWDGVIDTHLKGTFTVFRAAAAVMRKQETGGSMVAFTSGVGMWGSVAQANYAAAKGGIVALMRSAALGLSRYNINANAVAPVASTRMQANVPGGTAETGEPEDVAPMVVYLLSDAAREITGQTYTVVGGRIALWSQPREIKEITKDGRWTPQELAERIPAEVGFDRLPMLDYMDMMKKRAAEAGASEG from the coding sequence ATGCCAGGGATGCTCGAAGACAAAGTCATCGCGATCACCGGCGCGGGCCGCGGAATCGGCCGCGCGATCGCGCTGGCGTGCGCCGCCGAGGGTGCGAAAGTCGTCGTCAACGACTACGGCGTGGCGATGGACGGCGCCGAGCCGTCGAGTGAGGTCGCGGCAGCGGTCGTGGCCGAGATCGAGGCGTCAGGCGGCGAGGCCATCGCGCTGGCCGACGACATCTCCACGATGGCGGCCGGCGAGCGACTCGTGACGGCGGCGGTCGACAAGTGGGGGCACATCGACGGCGTGGTCACAGTGGCCGGCATCCTGCGCGAGCGGATGCTGTTCAACATGTCCGAAGACGAGTGGGACGGTGTCATCGACACCCACCTGAAGGGCACGTTCACCGTCTTTCGCGCCGCCGCCGCGGTGATGCGCAAGCAGGAGACCGGCGGCTCGATGGTCGCGTTCACCTCCGGTGTCGGGATGTGGGGGAGCGTCGCGCAGGCCAACTACGCGGCCGCGAAGGGTGGGATCGTGGCGCTGATGCGAAGCGCGGCGCTCGGGCTCTCCCGGTACAACATCAACGCCAACGCGGTCGCGCCCGTCGCCAGCACCCGGATGCAGGCCAACGTGCCGGGCGGCACGGCGGAGACCGGCGAGCCCGAGGACGTCGCGCCGATGGTGGTGTACCTGCTCTCCGACGCGGCCCGCGAGATCACCGGTCAGACCTACACCGTCGTCGGTGGGCGAATCGCGTTGTGGAGCCAGCCCCGTGAGATCAAGGAGATCACGAAGGACGGCCGCTGGACACCGCAGGAGCTCGCCGAGCGCATCCCGGCCGAGGTCGGGTTCGACCGGCTGCCGATGCTCGACTACATGGACATGATGAAGAAGCGTGCGGCAGAGGCGGGCGCGTCCGAAGGATGA
- a CDS encoding SDR family oxidoreductase, protein MSPSAPRYLEGHNLLAGKRVLVTAAAGTGIGFATAKRCAEEGALVAISDRHERRLAESAERLADVMGAEPVAVPCDVTVEEDVQRMFDAVGDLDVLVNNAGLGGTVELAEMTDEQWTKVLDVTLNGTMRCTREALKRMRSRGAGGAIVNNASVIGWRAQAGQAHYAAAKAGVMALTRTAAVEAAAFGVRVNAVAPSLAMHENLAKVTTDELLAELTSREAFGRAAEPWEIANIIVFLASDYASYLTGEVISASSQHP, encoded by the coding sequence ATGAGCCCTTCCGCGCCGCGTTATCTCGAGGGCCACAACCTGCTCGCGGGCAAGCGCGTCCTCGTCACTGCCGCCGCCGGGACCGGCATCGGCTTCGCGACCGCGAAGCGATGTGCCGAAGAAGGCGCACTCGTCGCGATCAGCGACCGGCACGAGCGACGCCTCGCCGAGTCCGCCGAGCGGCTCGCCGATGTGATGGGTGCCGAGCCGGTCGCCGTCCCGTGCGACGTGACCGTCGAAGAAGACGTGCAGCGGATGTTCGACGCCGTCGGCGACCTCGACGTCCTCGTGAACAACGCCGGCCTCGGCGGCACCGTGGAGCTCGCCGAGATGACCGACGAGCAGTGGACGAAGGTGCTCGACGTCACGCTCAACGGGACGATGAGATGCACCCGCGAGGCGTTGAAGCGGATGCGCAGCCGTGGCGCGGGCGGCGCCATCGTCAACAACGCGAGCGTGATCGGTTGGCGCGCCCAAGCCGGCCAGGCGCACTATGCGGCCGCGAAGGCGGGGGTCATGGCGCTCACCAGAACGGCCGCGGTCGAGGCCGCAGCCTTCGGAGTGCGGGTCAACGCGGTGGCCCCGTCGCTGGCGATGCACGAGAACCTTGCGAAGGTCACGACGGACGAGCTGCTGGCCGAGCTCACCTCCCGCGAAGCGTTCGGTCGCGCGGCCGAACCATGGGAGATCGCGAACATCATCGTCTTCCTGGCCAGCGACTACGCGTCCTACCTCACCGGCGAGGTGATCTCGGCCAGTAGCCAGCACCCCTGA
- a CDS encoding aldehyde dehydrogenase family protein: MTEERSYRLYIGGEWVEPERGFYDVINPATEQVVGRAPEASRQQVYDAAAAAKAALPAWSATSPAERAEILNRVVEVIGKHADEYAAIAQAETGATSATVKSLQVNVAMQRFRRYAQGALESNQIPLPPTVSESTPLSKGGLTGALVIRQPVGVVTCITSYNNPWANPSGKIAPALAMGNTLVVKPAPQDPLSVVLMTEALEEAGLPAGVVNLVNGQSIEVGEASVDSPDVDMVSFTGSTNVGRAIGAAAGGQMKRVLMELGGKGAAIVFADANLQAAIGAIGTTFSFYSGQICTAPTRVYAERSVYDQVVEGLKAYATAIKVGDPTAADTVVGPVISAAHRDRIEAYIEKGKAEGATLLAGGERPDLDTGFYVAPTLFADCRNDMTIVREEIFGPVVAVLPFETEEEAIALANDSDFGLINYVWTADLARGYRVARQLQAGTVDLNTVTQQMEAPFGGFKQSGVGRDRGSFGLHAYSEMQAIVWPG, encoded by the coding sequence GTGACTGAAGAGCGTTCATACCGCCTCTACATCGGCGGCGAATGGGTCGAGCCTGAGCGCGGCTTTTACGACGTGATCAACCCTGCGACGGAGCAGGTCGTGGGCCGAGCGCCCGAAGCCAGCCGCCAGCAGGTGTACGACGCCGCCGCGGCGGCCAAGGCGGCGCTGCCCGCATGGTCGGCAACGTCTCCGGCGGAGCGCGCCGAGATCCTGAATCGGGTGGTCGAGGTGATCGGCAAGCACGCCGACGAGTACGCCGCGATCGCGCAGGCCGAGACCGGGGCGACCTCGGCGACAGTGAAGTCGTTGCAGGTCAACGTGGCGATGCAACGCTTCCGCCGCTATGCGCAGGGCGCGCTCGAGTCGAACCAGATCCCGCTGCCGCCGACGGTCAGCGAGAGCACCCCGTTGTCGAAGGGCGGGCTCACCGGCGCGCTCGTCATCCGCCAGCCGGTGGGCGTCGTCACCTGCATCACGTCGTACAACAACCCGTGGGCGAATCCGTCCGGCAAGATCGCGCCGGCTCTCGCCATGGGCAACACCCTCGTCGTGAAGCCCGCGCCGCAGGATCCGCTGTCCGTCGTACTCATGACCGAGGCGCTGGAGGAGGCCGGGCTGCCCGCCGGCGTCGTCAACCTGGTCAACGGCCAGTCGATCGAGGTCGGTGAGGCCAGCGTCGACTCACCTGACGTCGACATGGTCTCCTTCACCGGCAGCACCAACGTCGGGCGTGCGATCGGCGCCGCGGCGGGCGGGCAGATGAAGCGCGTTCTGATGGAGCTGGGCGGCAAGGGCGCGGCGATCGTGTTCGCCGACGCCAACCTGCAGGCCGCGATCGGAGCGATCGGCACGACTTTCTCCTTCTACTCGGGACAGATCTGCACCGCCCCGACCCGGGTGTACGCCGAGCGCTCCGTCTACGACCAGGTCGTCGAGGGCCTGAAGGCCTACGCGACCGCAATCAAGGTCGGCGACCCGACGGCCGCCGACACCGTCGTCGGCCCTGTCATCTCAGCGGCGCATCGCGATCGGATCGAGGCCTACATCGAGAAGGGCAAGGCCGAAGGCGCGACATTGCTGGCCGGCGGCGAGCGGCCGGACCTCGACACCGGCTTCTACGTGGCGCCGACGCTGTTCGCCGACTGCCGCAACGACATGACGATCGTGCGCGAGGAGATCTTCGGACCGGTCGTTGCTGTCCTACCCTTCGAGACCGAAGAAGAGGCGATCGCCCTCGCGAACGACTCGGACTTCGGGCTCATCAACTACGTGTGGACCGCCGACCTCGCACGCGGCTATCGGGTCGCCCGTCAGCTGCAGGCCGGCACGGTCGACCTCAACACGGTCACGCAGCAGATGGAGGCGCCTTTCGGCGGCTTCAAGCAGAGCGGTGTGGGGCGCGACCGCGGCTCGTTCGGGCTGCACGCGTACAGCGAGATGCAAGCGATCGTCTGGCCCGGCTGA
- a CDS encoding Zn-dependent alcohol dehydrogenase yields MRGVVYDGKDYQVVDDLSVKDPGPGEVVVRISAAGLCHSDLSVISGTIPFPTPVVLGHEGAGVVEAVGSEVKTVKEGDHVVLSTLGNCGACQYCDAGKPTMCRSTFGERPQPFTWRGEPAYAFANASVFSERTVVKANQCVPIPTDVPLEAASLVGCGVLTGVGAVLQRARVPEGASALVIGVGGIGLNVIQGLALAGASTIIAVDTNPLKAEIAKTFGATHFVDSVEAVKDVAKTGVDFAFECVGHVKLIRAAIEALDWGGTAVMLGVPGFADEASFNVSSMYLDKGVLGCRYGSSQPQRDIRRYVELYQQGRLKLDELVSAKYPLADMAKAVHAMESGELAARGVLQIA; encoded by the coding sequence ATGCGCGGCGTCGTATACGACGGCAAAGACTACCAGGTCGTCGACGATCTGTCGGTGAAGGATCCCGGTCCCGGTGAGGTCGTGGTGCGGATCTCCGCGGCGGGTCTGTGTCACAGCGACCTCTCGGTCATCAGCGGCACGATTCCGTTCCCCACTCCCGTCGTGCTCGGCCATGAGGGTGCTGGGGTCGTGGAGGCGGTCGGCTCCGAGGTGAAGACGGTCAAGGAAGGCGACCACGTCGTCCTGTCGACCCTCGGCAACTGCGGCGCCTGCCAGTACTGCGACGCCGGCAAGCCCACGATGTGCCGTTCCACGTTCGGCGAGCGGCCGCAACCGTTCACGTGGCGCGGTGAGCCGGCGTACGCGTTTGCCAACGCGTCGGTGTTCTCCGAGCGCACCGTCGTCAAGGCCAACCAGTGCGTGCCGATCCCCACGGACGTCCCGCTCGAGGCGGCATCCCTCGTCGGCTGCGGCGTGCTCACCGGGGTTGGCGCGGTGCTGCAACGGGCGCGTGTCCCGGAGGGGGCAAGTGCGCTCGTGATCGGCGTCGGCGGCATCGGCCTCAACGTGATCCAGGGCCTCGCGCTCGCCGGTGCCTCGACGATCATCGCGGTCGACACGAACCCGTTGAAGGCCGAGATCGCGAAGACGTTCGGCGCGACGCACTTCGTGGACAGCGTCGAGGCGGTCAAGGACGTCGCAAAGACCGGTGTCGACTTCGCCTTCGAATGCGTCGGTCACGTCAAGCTGATTCGCGCCGCCATCGAGGCCCTGGACTGGGGCGGTACGGCGGTCATGCTCGGCGTACCGGGCTTTGCCGACGAGGCGTCGTTCAACGTCTCCTCGATGTATCTCGACAAGGGGGTCCTCGGCTGTCGCTACGGCTCGTCGCAGCCGCAGCGCGACATCCGCCGTTACGTCGAGCTCTACCAGCAGGGTCGGCTCAAGCTCGACGAGCTGGTGTCGGCGAAGTACCCGCTCGCCGACATGGCCAAGGCGGTGCACGCGATGGAGTCAGGCGAGCTGGCGGCTCGCGGCGTACTGCAGATCGCCTAG
- a CDS encoding isochorismatase family protein produces MPLDVAALVAPARTAVVTSECQNSVLGVDALLPDLAAAAASTVIPNGARVCAAAREAGVAVVHCVAGRRTDDLGSNRNARLFSALLGRSVSNVLGTRATEVIDEFGVVDSDLVLSRMHGLNPMSGTDLEPVLRNLGVSTVVVVGVSVNVAITNLVMEAVNRGFQAVVVRDAVAGVPPSYADAVIDNTLSYLATVLTTQELLAHWA; encoded by the coding sequence ATGCCTCTCGACGTCGCGGCGCTCGTGGCTCCGGCGCGCACCGCGGTCGTGACCAGTGAGTGCCAGAACAGCGTGTTGGGCGTCGACGCGCTGCTGCCCGATCTGGCGGCTGCTGCCGCGTCGACCGTGATCCCCAACGGGGCCCGGGTGTGCGCGGCGGCGCGCGAGGCTGGCGTGGCGGTCGTGCACTGCGTGGCCGGTCGGCGTACCGACGACCTGGGCTCCAACCGCAACGCCCGGTTGTTTTCGGCGTTGCTCGGCCGATCGGTGTCCAACGTCCTCGGCACGCGCGCCACGGAGGTCATCGACGAGTTCGGCGTCGTCGACAGCGACCTGGTGCTGTCGCGGATGCACGGGCTCAACCCGATGTCGGGTACCGATCTGGAGCCGGTTCTGCGCAATCTCGGTGTGAGCACGGTCGTGGTCGTCGGTGTCTCGGTCAACGTCGCCATCACGAACCTGGTGATGGAGGCGGTCAACCGGGGCTTTCAAGCGGTGGTCGTGCGCGACGCCGTCGCCGGCGTACCGCCGTCGTACGCCGATGCCGTGATCGACAACACGCTGTCCTACCTCGCGACGGTCCTCACCACGCAGGAGCTGCTGGCCCATTGGGCGTGA
- a CDS encoding alpha/beta hydrolase — translation MDIEQTTVDANGLTFGALTCGDTGPLALCLHGFPDSAHTWRHLLPELAAAGYRAVAPWTRGYAPTMVPSDGDYSAVALASDANALHDALGGDSDAVLIGHDWGALATYNAAANQPGNWRRLVTLAVPPPGVATNAFFRYEQLKRSFYIMLFQTPLADIVVGADDLVFIEKLWADWSPSYDGSADLPHVKDALWAPANLAAAIGYYRAMFTVGGGDGTPTQPTLYLHGTEDGAFGVEGVAGTEQNLSEESRVDIVEGVGHFLHLENPTEINKRILDWLA, via the coding sequence ATGGACATCGAGCAGACGACGGTCGACGCCAACGGACTGACCTTCGGCGCGCTGACGTGTGGCGACACCGGGCCGCTCGCCTTGTGCTTGCACGGGTTTCCCGACTCCGCGCACACCTGGAGGCACCTGCTGCCCGAGCTGGCCGCGGCGGGTTACCGAGCCGTCGCGCCATGGACTCGCGGGTACGCGCCGACGATGGTGCCGAGCGACGGTGACTACTCGGCCGTCGCGCTGGCCTCGGATGCGAACGCGCTGCACGACGCGCTCGGCGGTGACAGTGACGCCGTACTGATCGGTCACGACTGGGGTGCCCTCGCGACGTACAACGCGGCCGCGAACCAGCCCGGGAACTGGCGGCGGCTGGTCACCCTGGCGGTGCCGCCACCCGGCGTCGCGACGAACGCGTTCTTCCGCTACGAGCAGCTCAAGCGCAGCTTCTACATCATGCTGTTCCAGACCCCGCTCGCCGACATCGTGGTGGGTGCCGATGACCTGGTCTTCATCGAGAAGCTGTGGGCCGACTGGTCTCCGTCGTACGACGGCTCCGCCGACCTGCCGCACGTGAAGGACGCGCTGTGGGCGCCGGCGAACCTCGCCGCAGCGATCGGCTACTACCGCGCGATGTTCACCGTCGGGGGTGGTGACGGCACGCCCACCCAGCCGACGCTGTATCTGCACGGCACCGAGGACGGCGCCTTCGGCGTCGAGGGCGTGGCCGGGACAGAGCAGAACCTCTCCGAGGAATCACGCGTCGACATCGTCGAAGGGGTCGGCCACTTCCTGCACCTCGAGAACCCGACCGAGATCAACAAACGAATCCTCGACTGGCTGGCCTGA